A genomic region of Ewingella sp. CoE-038-23 contains the following coding sequences:
- a CDS encoding alpha-amylase family glycosyl hydrolase yields the protein MKKHSIAIFTALAVAAISGQAQAQNDAPEWVSKAVFYQIYPSSFKDSNGDGVGDIQGVIDKLDYIKSIGVNTLWFNPMFSSEFKDGGYDITDFYSIDKRFGTNADFKRLVEEAHKHGLRVCLDLVAGHTSDQNAWFLESKKGPDQRYSDYYIWPDRIPDDVKGKEKDQISGVIGEDSFVKSDSGRSPFYIKNYYDSQPALNYGYANPNPQHAWEQPIDAPGPMAVRREIENIIAFWMDKGADGFRVDMASSVVKNDPGKLASIKVWQDISSWYKAKYPEGVLISEWSNPKESSAAGFNIDFMMHTGKYNFSSLFFNKVGGEFEPQVSYFAKQGKGQIKEWYDLYTEQYNATKGKSYISLPTGNHDIQRLNAGDRNTLDQLKVTMTFFLTMPGTPFIYYGDEIGMKFQTGLWNKEGSQGRATKNRAGSRTPMQWDDSKNAGFSTADYWNLYLPVDKDANRPTVAKEDKDPASLLNYTRQLLTLRKDSPALSADGDWKLVSDVNQPYPMVYLRSSGDDRYLVVLNPSEQPRDVSVPALKVKTAKLVAGDNAQGSYKPGEQSDAIHAGAISAQVYKLD from the coding sequence ATGAAGAAGCATAGCATTGCGATATTCACCGCGTTAGCCGTCGCGGCAATTTCTGGGCAGGCGCAGGCCCAAAACGACGCCCCAGAATGGGTCAGCAAAGCGGTTTTTTACCAGATTTACCCCTCCTCATTTAAAGATTCTAACGGCGACGGCGTCGGCGACATTCAGGGAGTGATCGACAAGCTGGATTACATAAAATCCATCGGCGTGAACACCTTGTGGTTCAACCCGATGTTCTCCTCTGAATTCAAAGACGGCGGCTATGACATCACCGACTTCTACTCCATCGACAAACGCTTTGGCACCAATGCCGACTTCAAACGACTGGTGGAAGAGGCCCACAAACACGGCCTGCGCGTCTGTTTGGACTTGGTGGCGGGACACACTTCCGACCAAAACGCTTGGTTTTTAGAGTCGAAGAAAGGCCCGGACCAGCGCTACAGCGACTACTACATCTGGCCGGACAGAATTCCCGATGACGTCAAAGGCAAAGAGAAAGACCAAATCAGCGGCGTAATTGGTGAAGACAGCTTTGTGAAAAGCGACTCAGGCCGCTCGCCGTTTTATATCAAAAACTACTACGATTCCCAGCCAGCGCTGAATTACGGCTACGCCAATCCGAATCCGCAACACGCGTGGGAGCAGCCAATTGACGCCCCCGGCCCGATGGCGGTACGCCGCGAAATCGAAAACATTATCGCGTTCTGGATGGACAAGGGTGCCGACGGCTTCCGCGTGGATATGGCCTCCAGCGTGGTGAAAAACGATCCGGGCAAACTGGCCTCCATCAAAGTCTGGCAGGACATCTCCTCATGGTACAAAGCCAAGTATCCCGAAGGCGTGCTTATCTCCGAATGGAGCAACCCGAAGGAGTCCTCCGCCGCCGGGTTCAACATCGATTTCATGATGCACACCGGCAAATATAACTTCTCCTCGCTGTTCTTTAACAAGGTCGGCGGCGAGTTCGAGCCGCAGGTCAGCTACTTCGCCAAACAGGGCAAAGGCCAAATCAAGGAGTGGTACGATCTTTACACCGAGCAATACAACGCCACCAAGGGCAAGAGCTATATCTCGCTACCGACCGGCAACCATGATATCCAGCGCCTGAACGCCGGTGACCGTAACACTCTCGACCAGCTGAAAGTCACCATGACCTTCTTCCTCACCATGCCGGGCACGCCGTTTATCTACTATGGCGATGAAATTGGGATGAAATTCCAGACCGGGCTGTGGAATAAAGAAGGCAGTCAGGGGCGTGCCACCAAGAACCGCGCGGGTTCAAGGACGCCAATGCAATGGGATGACTCGAAAAACGCCGGATTCTCCACGGCGGATTATTGGAATCTCTACCTGCCGGTGGATAAAGACGCTAATCGCCCGACAGTAGCTAAGGAGGACAAAGACCCTGCCTCGCTGCTCAACTACACCCGCCAGCTACTGACGCTGCGCAAAGACAGTCCGGCGCTGTCGGCAGATGGCGACTGGAAGCTGGTGAGCGACGTCAATCAGCCCTACCCGATGGTCTATTTGCGCTCCTCGGGCGACGACCGCTATCTGGTGGTGCTCAACCCAAGTGAGCAGCCGCGCGATGTTTCCGTCCCCGCGTTGAAGGTAAAAACCGCCAAACTGGTGGCCGGAGATAATGCCCAAGGCAGCTATAAGCCGGGCGAGCAAAGCGATGCCATCCACGCTGGCGCAATTTCTGCGCAGGTTTATAAACTGGATTAA
- a CDS encoding DUF998 domain-containing protein yields MQQVNKSQIGGALSFMLGGLIYLLAEKIAALGWRQPAYSYVNNYISDLGVAECGVMPDGRDICSPLYGVMNAGFAIEGVLFFIACWLLRPLFSGLSARLMLLFGLLHGVGGILIALFHSEPSDTVFHGVSLHQFGAFLAIVGGNLTLLCAGWSQWNKPSWLIFSRLSWLLGVFGLLSVVVLTQDILLPIGIAERGSVYSITFWQIFTGISLLAARGNKQQAA; encoded by the coding sequence ATGCAGCAGGTAAATAAGAGTCAAATTGGCGGCGCGCTGAGCTTTATGCTTGGCGGGCTGATCTACTTATTGGCAGAGAAAATCGCCGCGCTGGGTTGGCGGCAACCGGCCTACAGCTACGTTAATAATTACATTAGCGATCTGGGGGTTGCCGAGTGCGGCGTGATGCCGGACGGACGAGACATTTGCTCGCCGCTGTATGGGGTGATGAACGCCGGTTTTGCGATAGAAGGCGTGCTGTTTTTCATCGCCTGCTGGCTTTTGCGGCCGTTGTTTAGCGGCCTGTCGGCAAGGCTGATGCTGCTGTTTGGCCTGCTGCACGGCGTAGGCGGAATTCTTATTGCCCTGTTCCACAGTGAACCTTCAGACACTGTTTTTCATGGCGTGTCGCTGCATCAGTTCGGCGCATTTCTGGCGATCGTCGGCGGGAATCTGACCTTGCTGTGCGCGGGCTGGAGCCAGTGGAATAAGCCGTCATGGCTGATTTTTAGCCGGTTAAGCTGGCTGTTGGGCGTTTTTGGTTTGCTTAGCGTCGTGGTTTTAACCCAAGATATTTTACTACCCATCGGCATTGCTGAGCGAGGCTCGGTTTACAGCATCACGTTTTGGCAAATTTTTACCGGCATCTCTCTGCTGGCGGCGCGGGGAAATAAGCAGCAGGCGGCCTGA
- a CDS encoding YbhB/YbcL family Raf kinase inhibitor-like protein, translating into MPACKTVLKTTLAVTLAAWLPLANAAGIFTLTSGDFKDGEMMAQKFAGNIKGNQFCTGENASPALSWENVPEGTKSLALTMVDPEGRGGLGVNHLVAYGIAPDAKGFAENDLAKGKGFVGGKSTQGNGHYNGPCPPVSAGVHHYTFTLIATDLTPDALPAGLTREQLLEKLDGHSKGAAGIIGRFGNK; encoded by the coding sequence ATGCCCGCATGTAAAACAGTGTTAAAAACGACTCTCGCCGTCACGCTCGCTGCGTGGTTACCGCTCGCCAATGCGGCGGGTATCTTCACCCTTACCTCTGGCGACTTCAAAGATGGTGAGATGATGGCGCAGAAGTTCGCAGGAAATATCAAAGGCAATCAGTTCTGTACCGGTGAAAACGCTTCCCCGGCGCTAAGTTGGGAAAATGTGCCCGAAGGCACCAAGAGTTTGGCGTTGACGATGGTTGACCCAGAGGGGCGCGGCGGGCTGGGGGTGAATCATCTGGTGGCTTACGGGATTGCGCCGGATGCCAAAGGCTTTGCCGAAAACGATTTGGCGAAAGGCAAAGGCTTTGTCGGCGGCAAAAGCACCCAGGGTAACGGACATTACAACGGACCTTGCCCGCCGGTCAGCGCCGGGGTTCACCACTACACCTTCACGCTGATCGCCACCGACCTGACGCCGGATGCCCTGCCTGCGGGCCTGACGCGCGAACAGCTGTTGGAAAAACTCGACGGACACAGCAAAGGTGCCGCCGGGATAATTGGCCGTTTCGGTAACAAATAA
- a CDS encoding cytochrome c: protein MKTLACFSLGLVALTLSGLAHAAGDGAFEQVERGRYLATVGDCAACHTASTPNAKPFAGGVPIETPFGRLVGANITPDPETGIGKWSFDDFQRAMSEGIGHGGKRLYGAMPFTAYTKVTREDNAAIWAYLQTVQPVHNEIESNQLPFPFNVRTSLMGWNWLNFTKGEYKPKMDKSAEWNRGAYLVEGLGHCGTCHTPKNLIGGDKESQFLQGAVIENWVAPDITVNQHTGIGKWTEEDLMQYLKTGANRFDIASGPMAEEVDHSSQHWTDADLKAVAVYLKDSGHDSGSKAPEPIKADDKAMIAGKQIYADRCSACHTPNGQGQEGLFPRLADSALINQDHATSLIRVVLAGSRPVATKAAPTAPSMPSFDGVMSDQDVANVLTYIRNSWGNSASAVSSSDVKDLRAELKK from the coding sequence ATGAAAACTTTAGCTTGCTTCTCACTCGGACTGGTAGCCTTAACCCTGTCAGGTCTGGCTCACGCCGCGGGCGATGGCGCTTTCGAGCAGGTTGAGCGCGGCCGTTATCTGGCCACCGTCGGCGACTGCGCCGCGTGTCACACGGCTTCAACTCCAAACGCTAAGCCTTTTGCTGGCGGCGTGCCAATCGAAACGCCTTTCGGCCGCTTGGTGGGCGCGAACATCACGCCTGACCCAGAAACCGGCATTGGTAAATGGAGCTTCGACGACTTCCAGCGCGCGATGTCCGAAGGTATCGGCCACGGCGGCAAACGCCTGTACGGCGCCATGCCGTTCACGGCTTACACCAAGGTGACCCGCGAAGACAACGCCGCGATCTGGGCCTATTTGCAGACGGTTCAGCCGGTGCATAACGAAATCGAAAGCAACCAGCTGCCCTTCCCCTTCAACGTCCGTACCAGCCTGATGGGTTGGAACTGGCTGAACTTCACCAAGGGTGAATACAAGCCGAAAATGGATAAGTCTGCTGAATGGAACCGTGGGGCTTATCTGGTTGAAGGTTTAGGCCACTGCGGCACCTGCCACACGCCGAAGAACCTGATTGGCGGCGACAAGGAGAGCCAGTTCCTGCAAGGCGCAGTGATTGAAAACTGGGTTGCTCCAGACATCACCGTGAACCAGCACACCGGGATTGGTAAGTGGACCGAAGAAGACCTGATGCAATATCTGAAAACCGGCGCAAATCGTTTCGATATCGCCTCTGGCCCAATGGCTGAAGAAGTGGATCACTCGTCCCAGCACTGGACCGACGCCGACCTGAAAGCGGTCGCGGTTTACCTGAAAGACAGCGGCCACGACAGCGGTTCTAAAGCACCAGAGCCAATCAAAGCCGATGATAAAGCGATGATCGCCGGGAAGCAGATTTACGCCGACCGTTGTTCAGCCTGCCATACGCCAAACGGCCAAGGTCAGGAAGGTCTGTTCCCGCGTCTGGCCGACTCTGCGTTGATCAATCAGGATCACGCCACGTCGCTGATCCGCGTCGTGCTAGCCGGCAGCCGCCCGGTCGCCACCAAAGCCGCCCCGACCGCCCCGTCAATGCCATCCTTCGATGGTGTGATGAGCGATCAGGATGTCGCCAACGTGCTGACCTATATCCGTAACAGCTGGGGTAATTCAGCATCAGCCGTATCGAGTTCGGATGTTAAGGACTTGAGAGCTGAACTGAAGAAATAG
- a CDS encoding GMC family oxidoreductase: MAKKLPKTDVVVIGLGWAGSIIASELTDEGLNVVAIERGPWRDTARDFNVATVTDELRYNSRQELMVQTAQNAITIRNNPSQTALPMREWGSFHPGNGTGGAGNHWAGITFRFQPDEFRLKSHLTEKYGAKAIPEELVLQDWGTDWAEMEPHYSSFERLAGVSGKASNVKGEHHEGGNPYEGMRSIEYPTKPMDMPYGPTLFAEAARNMGYKAFPVPSSLVSEAYTNPLGVKMGPCTYCGFCTNYGCANYSKASAITTVLPALIRKENFEARTSCEVMRVVKSPDGKQVTGVVYIDSSGDEWEQPADLVIVTAFTFENVRLMLLSGIGKPYDPISGTGTTGRNYAYQTANGVQLFFDDKNFNPFIGAGAVGMGIDDFNNDNFDHSGLGFFGGGSIRVTPIGGAPIGYRPVPPGTPKWGKEWKKATVNNYLSSMSIGCEASSYTTRTNYLSLDPNYEDRLGRPLLRVTFDFPENDLKMAAYCTGKVGEIAKAMNPRQYVENPMKGHWNGAPYQSSHVVGGFVMGADPATSSVNKHLQVWDVPNLFVVGASAFPQNPGYNPTGTVGALAFKAAEAIRKYYLKKPGEMIA, translated from the coding sequence ATGGCAAAGAAACTACCCAAAACTGACGTGGTGGTGATTGGTCTCGGCTGGGCCGGGTCGATTATCGCCAGCGAATTGACCGACGAAGGTCTGAACGTGGTCGCTATTGAACGCGGCCCGTGGCGTGATACCGCGCGTGATTTTAACGTTGCTACCGTCACCGATGAGCTGCGCTACAACAGCCGTCAGGAGCTGATGGTGCAGACGGCGCAAAACGCCATCACCATCCGCAACAACCCGTCGCAAACCGCCCTGCCGATGCGCGAATGGGGTTCGTTCCACCCGGGTAACGGCACCGGCGGCGCGGGCAACCACTGGGCGGGCATCACCTTCCGCTTCCAGCCAGACGAATTCCGCCTGAAAAGCCACCTGACCGAGAAGTACGGCGCGAAGGCCATTCCAGAAGAGTTAGTGCTGCAAGACTGGGGCACCGACTGGGCAGAGATGGAACCGCACTACTCCTCTTTCGAGCGTTTGGCGGGCGTTTCCGGCAAAGCCAGCAATGTGAAAGGCGAGCACCACGAAGGCGGCAACCCTTACGAGGGTATGCGCTCCATCGAATATCCAACCAAGCCAATGGACATGCCGTATGGCCCAACCCTGTTCGCCGAAGCCGCGCGCAACATGGGTTACAAAGCCTTCCCGGTGCCATCCTCACTGGTGTCCGAAGCCTACACCAACCCGCTGGGCGTTAAGATGGGCCCGTGCACCTACTGTGGTTTCTGTACCAACTACGGCTGTGCCAACTATTCGAAAGCTAGCGCCATCACCACCGTGCTGCCCGCGCTTATCCGCAAAGAGAATTTCGAAGCCCGTACCAGCTGTGAAGTGATGCGCGTGGTGAAATCTCCAGACGGCAAACAGGTCACCGGCGTGGTGTATATCGACTCCTCCGGCGACGAGTGGGAACAACCGGCTGACTTGGTTATCGTCACCGCGTTTACCTTCGAAAACGTGCGCCTAATGCTGCTGTCAGGCATCGGTAAGCCATACGATCCGATCAGCGGGACCGGTACCACGGGGCGTAACTATGCCTACCAAACCGCCAACGGCGTGCAGCTGTTCTTCGATGACAAGAACTTCAACCCGTTCATCGGCGCAGGTGCCGTGGGCATGGGCATCGACGACTTCAACAATGACAACTTCGACCACAGCGGCTTAGGCTTCTTCGGCGGTGGCAGTATTCGCGTCACGCCAATCGGTGGCGCACCTATCGGCTATCGCCCTGTCCCACCGGGAACGCCGAAATGGGGTAAAGAGTGGAAGAAAGCTACGGTAAACAACTACCTGAGCAGCATGTCGATTGGTTGTGAAGCCAGCAGCTACACCACGCGCACCAACTATCTGTCTCTTGACCCGAACTACGAAGATCGTTTAGGCCGTCCGCTGCTGCGCGTCACCTTCGACTTCCCAGAAAACGACCTGAAAATGGCCGCGTACTGTACCGGGAAAGTCGGCGAAATCGCTAAAGCCATGAACCCGCGCCAATATGTCGAAAACCCGATGAAAGGCCACTGGAACGGCGCGCCGTATCAGTCCTCTCACGTGGTGGGCGGCTTCGTAATGGGCGCAGACCCGGCAACCAGCTCGGTGAACAAACACCTGCAGGTGTGGGATGTGCCGAACCTGTTCGTGGTCGGCGCTTCCGCCTTCCCGCAGAACCCAGGCTATAACCCAACGGGCACCGTTGGCGCGCTGGCGTTCAAGGCCGCAGAAGCGATTCGCAAGTATTATCTGAAGAAACCGGGAGAGATGATTGCATGA
- a CDS encoding gluconate 2-dehydrogenase subunit 3 family protein — protein sequence MSKKTLPGVTRRQILTFSAASAALGVAKAANAITLKGTPVWSPFDASPPPQIETEGWVFFTDAEAAALEAIVDRLIPADELSVGGKDAGCAVFIDRQLAGFYGTYSRLYMQGPFKQGTPEQGDQSPLVPQQRYRLGLAALEQYTQTEHKKSFKDLTGDQQDEILGGLQTGKIALNGIDSKLFFDIALKNTMEGFFADPIYGGNRNMVSWKMLGFPGARYDYREYIGKHNQKLDLEPLSISGGDAWKMKS from the coding sequence ATGAGCAAAAAAACCTTGCCCGGCGTTACGCGTCGGCAGATCCTGACGTTTTCCGCCGCGTCCGCCGCTCTCGGCGTCGCCAAGGCAGCAAACGCCATTACGCTCAAAGGAACGCCCGTGTGGAGCCCCTTTGACGCCAGTCCTCCCCCGCAGATTGAAACCGAAGGTTGGGTGTTCTTTACCGACGCCGAAGCCGCCGCGCTGGAAGCCATTGTTGACCGTCTGATCCCCGCTGATGAACTGAGCGTGGGGGGCAAAGATGCCGGTTGTGCCGTTTTTATTGACCGCCAGCTAGCCGGTTTCTACGGCACCTACTCCCGTCTGTATATGCAAGGCCCGTTCAAGCAAGGCACGCCGGAACAGGGCGACCAGTCACCTCTGGTTCCCCAGCAGCGCTACCGTTTGGGTCTGGCCGCTTTAGAGCAATACACCCAGACGGAACACAAAAAATCCTTCAAAGATCTGACCGGCGACCAACAGGATGAAATCTTGGGTGGCTTACAAACCGGAAAAATAGCTTTGAATGGCATCGATTCCAAACTGTTCTTCGATATCGCGCTGAAGAACACCATGGAAGGTTTCTTCGCCGACCCGATTTATGGCGGAAACCGCAACATGGTGTCATGGAAAATGCTCGGGTTCCCGGGCGCGCGTTACGACTATCGCGAATACATCGGCAAACATAACCAGAAGTTAGATCTGGAACCGCTGAGTATCTCCGGTGGAGATGCATGGAAGATGAAAAGCTAG
- a CDS encoding acyltransferase family protein — MQKASKQRFIGLEWLRFLLGCYVMIYHTVHQYPQRGSVPFLAELTSMGFFATSTFFVLSGFLLTHVYFNGNQMRESGRSFLKKRFCNLYPIHIVALASSILVVSLMQWLAIPPEGPGSSLRFVVYDTNSELAGTNPELFRHYMTNAQLAFNGVLQLLMLQAWNPYFLTFNAPLWSLSTLFFFYLFFPWLGPKLLALRHKWLWMAIICALYLLPPIWVIWQQQYGMPFTGLLQRGPLFRLPEFLAGILGYGIFRQHQRANLVIGRSTRTLLALGILLCFLIGTALFTHGNGRHWYFLLHNGLLLPSQVCLVYLSALAHDPKSAWLRHWSPRLGAASLSIFALHVPLFSLFRTVEQLLRGAPMSCFNDWQGCIDAAGKVQLSVPGYVIYLLLTVAICVIFQERFVVRMRNFLLRLFPASAKPQRQ, encoded by the coding sequence ATGCAGAAAGCATCAAAACAACGTTTTATTGGTTTGGAATGGCTGCGCTTCCTGCTCGGCTGTTATGTGATGATTTACCACACGGTTCATCAGTACCCGCAGCGCGGTTCGGTGCCCTTCTTGGCTGAACTCACCAGCATGGGGTTCTTCGCCACCAGCACCTTCTTTGTGCTTTCCGGCTTTCTGCTTACTCACGTCTATTTCAACGGCAACCAGATGCGCGAGTCGGGCAGAAGCTTTCTAAAAAAACGCTTCTGCAACCTCTACCCGATTCATATTGTGGCGCTGGCGTCGTCGATTTTGGTGGTCAGCCTGATGCAGTGGCTCGCCATTCCGCCCGAAGGCCCCGGCTCAAGCCTGCGCTTTGTGGTGTATGACACCAACTCCGAGCTGGCCGGCACTAATCCCGAACTTTTCCGCCACTATATGACTAACGCCCAGTTGGCATTTAACGGCGTATTACAGCTGCTGATGCTGCAAGCCTGGAACCCCTATTTCCTGACTTTCAATGCGCCGCTGTGGTCACTCTCCACCCTGTTTTTCTTCTATCTGTTCTTCCCGTGGCTCGGCCCGAAACTGCTGGCGCTGCGCCATAAATGGCTATGGATGGCGATCATCTGCGCCCTCTACCTGCTGCCGCCCATTTGGGTGATTTGGCAGCAGCAGTACGGTATGCCTTTCACCGGCCTGTTGCAGCGTGGGCCGCTGTTCCGCCTGCCGGAGTTTCTGGCGGGGATACTCGGGTATGGCATTTTCCGCCAGCACCAGAGGGCCAATCTGGTGATTGGCCGTTCGACGCGCACCCTGCTGGCGCTGGGGATTTTGCTCTGCTTCCTGATTGGCACCGCGCTGTTTACTCACGGCAACGGTCGGCACTGGTACTTCCTGCTGCACAATGGATTATTACTTCCCTCGCAGGTCTGTTTGGTCTACCTGAGTGCCTTGGCACACGATCCGAAAAGCGCCTGGCTGCGACACTGGTCGCCACGGCTCGGCGCAGCCTCTTTGTCGATTTTCGCCCTGCACGTTCCGCTGTTCAGCCTGTTCCGCACAGTGGAACAGTTACTGCGCGGCGCACCGATGAGTTGCTTTAATGATTGGCAAGGTTGTATTGATGCGGCGGGCAAAGTGCAGCTCAGCGTGCCCGGTTATGTGATTTATCTGCTACTTACTGTGGCAATTTGTGTGATCTTCCAAGAAAGGTTTGTCGTGCGGATGCGCAATTTTCTGCTACGACTCTTCCCTGCGTCAGCAAAACCACAACGTCAGTAA
- a CDS encoding YchO/YchP family invasin, with protein MTDVTEVFPNLLKRIAPPLRASLLILWGSAFYTASANALTVDAYQRFSPDADLSAPAGDANSMFNAGTPAQDPNTLPSLGSAYYKPASGATAAETKIANTLKQFGEQSTSSDSQDPLREQAESLALTQAAKLVQKETSSLLSPLGTASMSLDVSGRNLDGSRGQLFSPLYQNDHLLTYSQVGLVSATDSTVGNFGLGQRWNEGSWMLGYNAFVDNDFDHQLSRGSLGAEAWTDYLHFSTNYYHPFSSYKADSSSSPQLRRQARGYDITTKGYLPFYRQIGASLSFEQYYGNQVDLFGNGTRQTNPSAMTFGVNYTPVPLVTVKAAHQAGQDGDNQDSVELTLNYRLGVPLSQQLSANNVAEAHSLRGSRMDVVERNNMPVMDFKQRKTLSVYLATPPWNLQPGETVELKLQVRALNSVSALSWQGDTQALSLTPPHNNRDTDGWSLIVPPWDSSPDASNSYRLSVTVVDSKDQHVTSNWITLNVTPPPLSEDMQQQKFNF; from the coding sequence ATGACAGACGTCACAGAAGTTTTTCCCAATTTATTGAAGCGAATTGCGCCGCCACTGCGCGCCTCACTGCTTATTCTGTGGGGATCGGCTTTCTATACTGCAAGCGCCAATGCGCTGACGGTAGACGCTTACCAGCGATTTTCTCCCGATGCTGACCTCTCAGCTCCCGCTGGCGATGCCAATTCGATGTTCAATGCCGGTACTCCTGCCCAAGATCCCAACACCTTGCCCAGTCTGGGTAGCGCTTATTACAAGCCCGCCAGCGGCGCGACGGCGGCTGAAACCAAAATCGCCAATACGCTGAAACAGTTTGGCGAGCAGAGCACCTCCAGCGACAGTCAGGACCCATTGCGCGAGCAGGCGGAAAGTTTGGCGCTAACGCAGGCCGCCAAGCTGGTGCAGAAAGAGACCAGCAGCTTGCTCTCGCCGCTTGGCACCGCCAGCATGTCGCTCGACGTCAGCGGGCGAAATCTCGACGGCAGCCGGGGGCAGCTCTTCAGCCCGCTTTACCAAAACGACCATTTGTTGACTTACAGTCAGGTGGGGCTGGTCAGCGCCACGGACTCTACCGTGGGGAACTTCGGGCTGGGGCAGCGCTGGAATGAGGGCAGTTGGATGCTGGGCTATAACGCCTTTGTGGATAACGACTTCGACCATCAGCTAAGCCGTGGCAGCTTGGGCGCCGAGGCGTGGACCGATTACCTGCATTTCTCCACCAACTATTATCATCCGTTTTCCTCTTATAAGGCGGACAGCAGCAGTTCGCCGCAGCTTCGCCGTCAGGCACGCGGCTATGACATCACCACCAAAGGCTATCTGCCGTTTTATCGCCAGATTGGCGCCTCGCTGAGCTTCGAGCAGTATTATGGCAATCAGGTGGACCTGTTCGGCAACGGCACGCGGCAGACCAATCCTTCGGCCATGACCTTTGGAGTGAATTACACGCCGGTGCCTTTGGTGACGGTGAAGGCCGCCCACCAGGCCGGGCAGGATGGCGACAATCAGGACAGCGTCGAGTTGACGCTCAATTACCGTCTTGGGGTGCCGCTCTCCCAGCAGCTTTCTGCCAACAATGTGGCCGAGGCGCACTCGCTGCGCGGCAGCCGGATGGACGTGGTCGAGCGCAATAACATGCCAGTAATGGATTTCAAACAGCGCAAAACGCTGTCGGTTTATCTGGCGACGCCGCCGTGGAATTTACAGCCGGGTGAAACCGTCGAGCTGAAATTGCAGGTCAGGGCACTCAACAGTGTCAGCGCGCTGAGCTGGCAGGGCGACACTCAGGCGCTAAGCCTGACGCCGCCGCACAATAACCGCGACACCGATGGCTGGAGCCTGATTGTGCCGCCGTGGGATAGCTCGCCGGATGCCAGCAACAGCTACCGTCTGTCCGTCACCGTGGTGGACAGCAAAGACCAGCATGTCACATCTAACTGGATCACCCTTAACGTCACGCCGCCGCCGCTGAGTGAAGATATGCAGCAGCAGAAGTTTAATTTTTAA
- a CDS encoding glycoside hydrolase family 6 protein, which produces MLKRAAIGICLLSSCWTLAALASDSFYINPNSSAAQWVKAHPDDPRAKTINTAIAQVPSAMWFTGTSQSNDQLAQAVSRYVNAASQAQRIPLLVAYNLPGRDCSGGASAGGASDAQNYRGWIDNFISGVGSQTAMVVLEPDALADSDCLTPAKRQERLGLIHYALQQFQQHAVKTKVYLDAGNAGWKPADAMADLLNAAGINLAQGFALNVSNFYRLEQSTAYGEAINARLAANYGYRKSMLIDTGRSGNGSENGQWCNPPGRKIGSLPGKISADAMAVWVKQPGDSDGASSPSADCHNGPAAGVFSPELAVRLIEGK; this is translated from the coding sequence ATGCTAAAGCGCGCAGCGATCGGCATCTGCCTACTCAGTTCCTGCTGGACACTGGCCGCATTGGCCAGTGATAGCTTCTATATTAATCCCAACTCTTCTGCCGCCCAGTGGGTGAAAGCTCACCCTGACGACCCTCGCGCCAAAACCATTAACACCGCCATTGCCCAAGTGCCTTCGGCGATGTGGTTTACCGGCACCAGCCAAAGCAACGACCAACTGGCGCAGGCGGTGAGCCGCTATGTGAATGCCGCCAGCCAGGCTCAGCGCATTCCGCTGTTGGTAGCCTATAACCTGCCGGGGCGGGATTGCAGCGGAGGAGCTTCTGCCGGAGGAGCGAGCGATGCTCAGAACTATCGCGGTTGGATCGATAATTTCATCAGCGGCGTCGGCAGCCAAACGGCGATGGTGGTGCTCGAACCCGATGCGCTGGCCGATAGCGACTGCCTGACCCCCGCCAAGCGCCAAGAGCGGCTGGGGCTAATTCACTATGCTTTGCAGCAGTTTCAGCAGCACGCGGTAAAGACCAAGGTGTATCTGGATGCGGGAAATGCAGGCTGGAAGCCCGCAGATGCCATGGCGGATCTGCTTAACGCGGCGGGCATTAATCTGGCGCAGGGCTTTGCGTTGAACGTGTCAAACTTCTATCGGCTTGAGCAATCGACGGCTTACGGCGAGGCGATTAACGCCCGGCTGGCGGCCAATTATGGTTATCGTAAATCGATGCTGATAGACACCGGACGCAGCGGCAACGGCTCTGAAAACGGCCAGTGGTGCAACCCGCCGGGGCGCAAAATTGGCAGTTTGCCGGGCAAGATTTCAGCTGACGCGATGGCAGTTTGGGTCAAGCAGCCCGGCGATTCCGACGGCGCGTCTTCCCCCAGCGCCGACTGCCACAACGGCCCGGCGGCGGGCGTTTTTAGCCCGGAGCTGGCAGTGCGGCTAATTGAAGGAAAGTGA